Proteins encoded within one genomic window of Parolsenella massiliensis:
- a CDS encoding TIGR03111 family XrtG-associated glycosyltransferase, translating to MSAVSSVLARLASSFIFWAAWIIIPLIMEIVPAIGSVALLVRRRVREARRPADPIIFPDVTVIVPVYNSADTFEACVDSIANGTYPADKINVFLVNNASSDDSFAAFSRCQAAHPELAMQWLDAAQGKSNALNLALYNSQGKYIVHVDSDGVLEREALANLVRRFEADPSVNVATGAIMVEPDLVEAYKPGPSRLLRRLEFMEYAQAFLAGRNYASEVDRVYTLSGAFTAFRSSAILTSWLYNADTICEDTQITFQMRYNQRQRLHVCEDAIFFVDPIEGVDKLYTQRQRWQRGSLEVAHQFGGEHLSLRHALTDVNVSTLLYDHTFAFPRMIWYVALICLLAVGYSGAVVLGAMAAVYVLYVVCGFLYLLAVASFLRRLPRLRRYALGLWWVVPLLPAFNFVVFFIRLAGVINSIGTSGAWKTRTLSEERGAFASVVRSDFSRATGVVARLRDLVNYPEEEPTRDQD from the coding sequence ATGAGCGCGGTGAGTAGCGTGCTGGCCCGCCTCGCCTCGAGCTTCATCTTCTGGGCGGCCTGGATCATCATCCCGCTCATCATGGAGATCGTGCCCGCCATCGGCAGCGTGGCTTTGCTCGTGCGCCGCCGCGTGCGAGAGGCACGCCGCCCGGCCGACCCCATCATCTTCCCCGACGTCACGGTCATCGTGCCGGTCTACAACTCGGCCGACACGTTCGAGGCCTGCGTGGACTCGATTGCGAACGGCACCTATCCCGCCGACAAGATCAACGTGTTCCTCGTGAACAACGCGAGCTCGGACGACTCGTTCGCGGCCTTCTCGCGCTGCCAGGCGGCCCATCCCGAGCTTGCCATGCAGTGGCTCGACGCCGCCCAGGGCAAGTCCAACGCGCTCAACCTCGCCCTGTACAACAGTCAGGGCAAGTACATCGTGCACGTGGACTCCGACGGCGTGCTCGAGCGCGAGGCGCTTGCCAACCTCGTGCGCCGCTTCGAGGCGGACCCGTCCGTGAACGTGGCCACGGGCGCCATCATGGTCGAGCCCGACCTCGTGGAGGCCTACAAGCCCGGCCCCTCGCGGCTGCTGCGCCGCCTGGAGTTCATGGAGTACGCGCAGGCGTTTCTCGCCGGGCGAAACTACGCCAGCGAGGTGGACCGCGTCTACACACTCTCGGGCGCGTTCACGGCCTTCCGGAGCAGCGCCATCCTCACGTCGTGGCTCTACAACGCAGACACCATCTGCGAGGACACCCAGATCACGTTCCAGATGCGCTACAACCAGCGCCAGCGCCTGCACGTGTGCGAGGACGCCATCTTCTTCGTGGATCCCATCGAGGGCGTCGACAAGCTCTACACGCAGCGCCAGCGCTGGCAGCGCGGCAGCCTTGAGGTGGCCCACCAGTTTGGGGGAGAGCACCTCTCGCTGCGCCACGCCCTCACCGACGTCAACGTGAGCACGCTGCTGTACGACCACACCTTCGCCTTCCCGCGTATGATCTGGTACGTGGCGCTCATCTGCCTTCTGGCCGTGGGCTACTCGGGCGCGGTGGTGCTCGGCGCCATGGCGGCGGTCTACGTGCTCTACGTCGTCTGCGGCTTCCTCTACCTGCTGGCCGTGGCGTCGTTTCTGCGCCGGCTGCCGCGCCTGCGCCGCTACGCGCTCGGCCTGTGGTGGGTGGTCCCGCTGCTGCCGGCGTTCAACTTCGTGGTCTTCTTCATCCGCCTGGCTGGCGTCATCAACAGCATCGGCACGTCGGGGGCCTGGAAGACGCGGACCCTTTCGGAGGAGCGCGGCGCCTTCGCGAGCGTCGTGCGCTCGGACTTCTCGCGCGCGACGGGCGTCGTGGCGCGCCTGCGCGACCTGGTGAACTATCCCGAGGAGGAACCAACCCGTGACCAAGACTAG
- a CDS encoding 6-pyruvoyl-tetrahydropterin synthase-related protein, whose translation MALSDAGFAARRGHGALALACLAQAAAAALVMWLVATSGTACSGADTFSHLFAGESLLGGLSRGDAWPLVEPLWYNGAQLLRFCGPVFAYAVAACEAAVGGAASGFVVFCGLVYLVGALGWLCAGWRRGRRWLALCAGALWFLLPANLTALFVEGDLARSLGLALLPWLVAALDAHLERGGRCSLAALFVTSALLVLTDVGAASLTGIGVLAYVACRGVSQGCWARGAQAILACLLGCAACGFWLVPFAAGGGLANMVQVDVQGLGATLASQGWLGSVGGIFLGAAASVLIVFGILCSRRAARPAFVAAAVLVALTAATVQPAVGALTCLSRAGSLGLVSVALALVLLGLLRWRTLRTPLLALALVLLAVDAAPSWQLLCGAHNGASTSERLERHASETLIDQARAVTEQRLALVDEGGLDAESAFLASGFEDPVAIAEGASTRAAVAKNYEQLDRALEEGRFGYLFDRSLELGCDSVIVRTSLVQDQSANVVTRIDSAAGQSGYSLVDDAGDYRLYHRDVDGAFGVTSRYDAIAIGTGAGQIALQFPSVEETTDASLDDYTVSELSAYKVVYLDGFTYSDQASAEELVRGLASVGTRVVIMADGMPADEHAATTSFLGVSAQPITFHGGFPELTTRLGQLSCSLFPAGHEQWQTVYLNGLDDVWGSVDEEGRSLGFYGSVCGGNVVFVGLNLTYFEAVTGDAGIAALLANSLSLDPAAVPERTLVPVSAQWGTDALTVTADEDDVDTTLAWQDDFAPTEGAWERDGLLHVGAGTTTIPLRRPWLATGVAVSVAGVAGLVAFLGILARRGHKRIRS comes from the coding sequence ATGGCTCTATCTGACGCCGGCTTCGCGGCGAGGCGGGGCCACGGGGCGCTCGCGCTGGCGTGCCTGGCCCAGGCGGCGGCTGCGGCGCTTGTCATGTGGCTTGTGGCCACGAGCGGCACGGCATGCTCCGGCGCCGACACCTTCTCGCACCTGTTCGCGGGCGAGTCGCTGCTCGGCGGGCTGTCGCGCGGCGACGCGTGGCCGCTCGTGGAGCCGCTGTGGTACAACGGCGCCCAGCTCCTGCGCTTCTGCGGCCCCGTCTTTGCCTATGCCGTCGCCGCGTGCGAGGCCGCAGTGGGAGGAGCCGCCTCGGGGTTCGTGGTCTTCTGCGGCCTCGTCTACCTGGTGGGCGCCCTGGGGTGGCTCTGCGCGGGCTGGCGCCGCGGCCGCCGCTGGCTGGCACTCTGCGCCGGTGCGCTATGGTTTTTGCTCCCCGCCAACCTCACGGCGCTGTTCGTCGAGGGCGACCTCGCGCGAAGCCTTGGCCTCGCGCTTCTGCCCTGGCTCGTGGCCGCACTCGACGCGCACCTCGAGCGAGGCGGCAGGTGCTCCCTGGCTGCCCTGTTCGTGACGAGCGCACTGCTCGTGCTCACGGACGTGGGCGCGGCCTCGCTCACGGGCATCGGCGTGCTTGCCTACGTCGCGTGCCGGGGCGTCTCGCAGGGGTGCTGGGCCCGCGGCGCGCAAGCCATCCTCGCGTGCCTTCTGGGATGCGCGGCCTGCGGCTTCTGGCTCGTTCCCTTCGCGGCCGGCGGTGGCCTTGCCAACATGGTCCAGGTGGACGTCCAGGGCCTGGGCGCCACGCTTGCCTCGCAGGGCTGGCTGGGATCTGTGGGTGGCATCTTCCTGGGAGCGGCCGCCTCCGTGCTCATCGTGTTCGGCATCCTGTGCTCGCGCCGCGCCGCACGCCCCGCCTTCGTGGCCGCGGCCGTGCTCGTGGCGCTCACGGCGGCCACGGTCCAGCCGGCGGTGGGCGCGCTCACGTGCCTGTCTCGCGCGGGGTCGCTGGGGCTCGTCTCGGTGGCCCTGGCGCTGGTCCTCTTGGGCCTGCTGCGCTGGAGAACGCTGCGCACCCCGCTGCTGGCGCTTGCGCTCGTGCTACTGGCCGTTGACGCGGCTCCGTCGTGGCAGCTGCTCTGTGGCGCGCACAACGGAGCATCGACCTCCGAGCGCCTGGAGCGCCATGCCTCAGAGACGCTCATCGACCAGGCCCGCGCCGTCACGGAACAGCGCCTGGCGCTCGTCGACGAGGGTGGCCTGGACGCCGAGAGCGCGTTTCTCGCGTCTGGCTTCGAGGATCCCGTGGCCATCGCCGAGGGTGCGAGCACACGCGCGGCCGTGGCCAAGAACTACGAGCAGCTCGACCGTGCGTTGGAGGAGGGCCGCTTTGGCTACCTGTTCGACCGCAGCCTAGAGCTGGGCTGCGACTCGGTGATCGTGCGCACCTCGCTCGTCCAGGACCAGAGCGCAAACGTGGTCACGCGCATCGACTCGGCCGCCGGCCAGTCTGGCTATTCCCTCGTGGACGATGCCGGCGACTACCGCCTCTACCATCGCGACGTTGACGGCGCATTCGGCGTCACGTCGCGCTACGACGCCATCGCCATCGGCACGGGCGCCGGCCAGATTGCGCTGCAGTTCCCAAGCGTCGAGGAGACCACCGACGCGTCCCTCGATGACTACACGGTGAGCGAGCTCTCCGCCTACAAGGTGGTCTACCTCGACGGCTTCACCTACTCAGACCAGGCGAGCGCCGAGGAGCTCGTGCGCGGCCTGGCGAGCGTGGGCACGCGCGTGGTCATCATGGCCGACGGCATGCCCGCAGACGAGCACGCGGCCACGACGTCCTTCCTTGGCGTGAGCGCGCAGCCCATCACGTTTCATGGTGGCTTTCCCGAGCTCACGACCCGTCTGGGTCAGCTGAGCTGCTCGCTGTTCCCCGCGGGCCACGAGCAGTGGCAGACGGTCTACCTGAACGGCCTCGATGACGTCTGGGGCTCGGTGGACGAGGAGGGCAGAAGCCTTGGCTTCTACGGCTCGGTGTGCGGCGGCAACGTCGTGTTCGTGGGTCTCAACCTCACCTACTTCGAGGCTGTGACGGGAGACGCCGGCATCGCGGCGCTGCTCGCGAACTCGCTGTCGCTCGATCCAGCCGCCGTGCCCGAGCGCACGCTCGTGCCCGTCTCGGCCCAGTGGGGTACGGACGCCCTCACCGTCACGGCGGACGAGGACGACGTGGACACCACACTTGCCTGGCAGGACGACTTTGCGCCCACCGAGGGCGCGTGGGAGCGGGATGGCCTTCTGCACGTGGGCGCCGGCACCACGACGATTCCGCTGCGACGCCCTTGGCTTGCCACCGGCGTTGCCGTGAGTGTGGCCGGCGTCGCCGGGCTCGTGGCGTTTCTTGGCATCCTTGCCCGTCGCGGGCACAAGCGTATCCGCAGCTAG
- the xrtG gene encoding exosortase family protein XrtG — protein MVYAIGAAAALVWLYVLHVLSRANLAFWRFAVGSLGLFVLLMIFVRPWATQPLAQVVAGVSGIVGSLTHTFEAFFRYGVLFVDSASGPITLKIDFECSGIIEIMAFVSLLSFFQVYNRSERVIVGIAGTLFILLANAIRIVLICELIHFMGPGVYYVAHSLVGRLVFYALTVWLYFYVFTKPQVVRMRVGRFSYERGE, from the coding sequence ATGGTCTATGCGATAGGCGCGGCCGCGGCGCTCGTGTGGCTCTACGTCCTGCATGTGCTCTCGCGCGCCAACCTGGCGTTCTGGCGCTTTGCCGTGGGGTCGCTCGGGCTGTTCGTGCTGCTCATGATCTTCGTGCGCCCCTGGGCCACCCAGCCGCTCGCACAGGTGGTGGCCGGCGTCTCGGGCATCGTGGGCAGCCTCACGCACACGTTCGAGGCGTTCTTCCGCTACGGCGTGCTGTTCGTTGACTCGGCGTCGGGCCCCATCACGCTCAAGATCGACTTCGAGTGCTCGGGCATCATCGAGATCATGGCCTTCGTCTCGCTGCTGTCGTTCTTCCAGGTCTACAACAGGAGCGAGCGCGTGATCGTGGGCATCGCGGGCACGCTGTTCATCCTGCTCGCCAACGCCATCCGCATCGTCCTCATCTGCGAGCTCATCCACTTCATGGGCCCGGGCGTCTACTACGTGGCCCACTCGCTCGTGGGGCGCCTCGTCTTCTATGCGCTCACGGTGTGGCTGTACTTCTACGTCTTCACTAAGCCGCAGGTCGTGCGCATGAGGGTGGGGAGGTTCTCCTATGAGCGCGGTGAGTAG
- a CDS encoding EAL domain-containing protein: MDDESAAKLLAYIDALLEDPDHAELDASELPGNLRQLGERLSYLGSCVQEGRVFAEDLARGNLEAISSQYTNHANPLIPSLEDVRKSLAQFLSLGTSFVEADKAAQFEGQGEYIAMLNRMIGEVQRRHTELEHSANTDPLTGVGNRRLYERTMEALWEKGEPFTVAFIDIDHLKRCNDHYGHEEGNRYILQTSLMLKLRRKRDEELFRIGGDEFVYVSETDSEHELAKRLEQCREQLIAQSRQEGRMVYSFSFGCSHVDPKAGDDSHQMVTDADKKMYRYKLTHRVAPSQGEAAEDKPGIDIDERIFEALAMASPGRYFFVCDIDNNESLWSSNAIRDFNLPSPHMSHAGDIWLGRIHPDDRQGYEDEISRLLAGKTHHHAMRYRALDARGQYVICECRGYRLDAEEGKPALFVGTIVNRSIAENIDPATGLGDIHGLVISVGRARHLQRPTGIIGIKVVGLSQINATHGYETGDQVLAAIAERIVSATRGRMTAFRSRGTQFVLIGKDLSEQDTWELYHLVRNVMKAPFNIGGETFSLESGVAWVHYDEVSSQPFSILSDLSRRVRLSLREGVAALPAPTTTSDEHVNSLTGLRSGSALLRLASRHNASAPAGIHCLVSIDLGNMRLFNEWYGHDAGDALLAEVGQLLAKIEDEGSALAGYWGQDDFCLYAPFDRVLIDDIYGRMRQVVARRDDSVGFSPSFGVLPLDYHHEVTIDDYSRAMFANKESKGDFKNRISFFEPLSYEQKSQEHRLLSSFQYAISDGGICFVLQPQCDLTTGKVVGAEALVRWAKKDGERISPAEFIPVLERNGFIVTLDKRIWTLVARWLHDAIERGLVPVPVSINVSRVDILAFDVPDFLGRLLTEFDLAPRLLEVEITETAYMQDQGMMSEVVGRLRAMGMTVLMDDFGTGHSSLSMLGGVNVDVIKLDRQFLPTAGMAQGRVNRDESILASMVGMAHALDLPMIVEGVETREQAGLVGDLGARYVQGFWCYRPMPVQEFEEILASPDLVDLGGLVSPSERGVYTPPRATKDSGRA, translated from the coding sequence ATGGACGATGAGAGCGCAGCCAAGCTGCTCGCCTACATAGACGCGCTGCTCGAGGACCCAGACCACGCGGAGCTCGACGCAAGCGAGCTTCCGGGCAACCTTCGCCAGCTGGGAGAGCGCCTCTCCTACCTGGGCTCGTGCGTGCAGGAGGGCCGCGTCTTTGCCGAGGACCTCGCCCGCGGCAACCTCGAGGCCATAAGCTCACAGTACACGAACCACGCCAACCCCCTCATCCCCAGCCTCGAGGACGTGCGCAAGAGCCTCGCGCAGTTCCTGTCCCTGGGCACGAGCTTCGTCGAGGCAGACAAGGCCGCCCAGTTCGAGGGCCAGGGCGAGTACATCGCCATGCTCAACCGCATGATCGGCGAGGTCCAGCGCCGCCACACCGAGCTCGAGCACAGCGCCAACACCGACCCGCTCACCGGCGTGGGCAACCGCAGGCTCTACGAGCGCACCATGGAGGCCCTGTGGGAGAAGGGCGAGCCGTTCACGGTGGCCTTCATCGACATCGACCACCTCAAGCGCTGCAACGACCACTATGGCCACGAGGAGGGCAACCGCTACATCCTGCAGACGAGCCTCATGCTCAAGCTGCGCCGCAAGCGGGACGAGGAGCTCTTTCGCATCGGCGGCGACGAGTTCGTCTACGTGTCCGAGACGGACTCCGAGCACGAGCTTGCCAAGCGGCTCGAGCAGTGCCGCGAGCAGCTCATCGCGCAGTCGCGCCAGGAGGGGCGCATGGTCTACTCGTTCAGCTTCGGGTGCTCGCACGTCGACCCCAAGGCCGGCGACGACAGCCATCAGATGGTCACGGACGCCGACAAGAAGATGTACCGCTACAAGCTCACGCATCGCGTCGCCCCCAGCCAGGGCGAGGCCGCCGAGGACAAGCCGGGCATCGACATCGACGAGCGCATCTTCGAGGCGCTCGCCATGGCCTCGCCGGGCCGCTACTTCTTCGTGTGCGACATCGACAACAATGAGTCGCTGTGGTCGAGCAACGCCATCCGCGACTTCAATCTGCCCAGCCCCCACATGAGCCATGCCGGCGACATCTGGCTCGGGCGCATCCACCCAGACGACCGCCAGGGCTACGAGGACGAGATATCGCGCCTGCTCGCCGGAAAGACCCACCACCACGCCATGCGGTACCGCGCGCTCGACGCCCGTGGCCAGTACGTCATCTGCGAGTGCCGCGGCTACAGGCTCGACGCCGAGGAGGGCAAGCCGGCGCTGTTCGTGGGCACCATCGTGAACCGCAGCATCGCCGAGAACATCGACCCGGCCACGGGGCTCGGCGACATCCACGGCCTCGTCATCTCCGTCGGCAGGGCCCGGCACCTGCAGCGCCCCACGGGCATCATCGGCATCAAGGTCGTGGGCCTCTCGCAGATAAACGCCACGCACGGCTACGAGACGGGAGACCAGGTGCTCGCAGCGATCGCCGAGCGCATCGTGTCGGCCACCCGCGGGCGCATGACGGCGTTTCGCTCGCGCGGCACCCAGTTCGTCCTCATCGGCAAGGACCTGAGCGAGCAGGACACCTGGGAGCTCTACCACCTCGTGAGAAACGTCATGAAAGCGCCGTTCAACATCGGCGGGGAGACGTTCTCGCTCGAGTCGGGCGTGGCCTGGGTGCACTACGACGAGGTGTCCTCGCAGCCCTTCTCCATCCTGTCTGACCTGAGCCGCCGCGTGCGCTTGTCGCTCAGGGAGGGCGTGGCGGCCCTGCCCGCCCCCACGACGACGAGCGACGAGCACGTCAACTCGCTCACGGGCCTCAGGAGCGGCTCTGCCCTGCTCAGGCTCGCGAGCAGGCACAACGCCTCGGCACCCGCCGGCATCCACTGCCTCGTCTCCATAGACCTGGGCAACATGCGCCTGTTCAACGAGTGGTACGGCCACGACGCCGGCGACGCCCTGCTCGCCGAGGTGGGGCAGCTGCTCGCCAAGATCGAGGACGAGGGCTCTGCGCTCGCAGGCTACTGGGGCCAGGACGACTTCTGCCTCTACGCGCCGTTCGACCGCGTCCTCATCGACGACATCTACGGCCGCATGAGGCAGGTCGTGGCCAGGCGCGACGACTCGGTGGGCTTCTCGCCCTCGTTCGGCGTGCTGCCCCTCGACTACCATCACGAGGTCACGATCGACGACTACTCGAGAGCGATGTTCGCGAACAAGGAGTCGAAGGGCGACTTCAAGAACAGGATCTCGTTCTTCGAGCCGCTGAGCTACGAGCAGAAGAGCCAGGAGCACAGGCTGCTCTCGAGCTTCCAGTACGCCATCTCGGACGGCGGCATCTGCTTCGTCCTGCAGCCCCAGTGCGACCTCACGACCGGCAAGGTCGTGGGTGCCGAGGCCCTCGTGCGCTGGGCGAAGAAGGACGGCGAGCGCATCTCCCCGGCCGAGTTCATCCCCGTGCTCGAGAGGAACGGCTTCATCGTCACGCTCGACAAGCGCATCTGGACGCTCGTGGCCCGCTGGCTGCACGATGCCATCGAGCGCGGGCTCGTCCCCGTGCCCGTCTCGATCAACGTCTCGCGCGTCGACATCCTCGCGTTCGACGTGCCCGACTTCCTGGGGCGCCTGCTCACCGAGTTTGACCTGGCACCGCGCCTTCTCGAGGTCGAGATCACCGAGACGGCCTACATGCAGGACCAGGGGATGATGAGCGAGGTCGTGGGGCGCCTGCGCGCCATGGGCATGACCGTCCTCATGGACGACTTTGGCACGGGCCACTCCTCACTGAGCATGCTCGGCGGCGTCAACGTGGACGTCATCAAGCTCGACCGCCAGTTCCTCCCCACGGCCGGCATGGCGCAGGGCCGCGTCAACAGGGACGAGAGCATCCTGGCCTCGATGGTGGGCATGGCCCACGCGCTCGACCTGCCCATGATCGTCGAGGGCGTCGAGACGAGGGAGCAGGCGGGGCTCGTGGGAGACCTGGGCGCGCGCTACGTTCAGGGCTTCTGGTGCTACCGCCCCATGCCCGTGCAGGAGTTCGAGGAGATCCTCGCAAGCCCCGACCTCGTGGACCTGGGCGGCCTCGTCTCGCCGAGCGAGCGCGGAGTGTATACCCCCCCCCGAGCAACTAAGGACTCGGGCAGGGCATAG
- a CDS encoding 6-carboxytetrahydropterin synthase encodes MTKTSIGAGRLQSLRTGVVTAAACIVAVALAAFCYWQLSHYEDGLIETFANQQDDYVRVVAEQVSRGSDDDVEALLGAIGPSSSKYWTVAEDGSLVFVKDVDDTNRYRGFSDSTYYDADAARSFVSNLSENGVSHALIQVDGRDFIASGTVVERGGAKVSLCLLTARHVIIDQNAYLSARVGLGVAIGAALVLMVGACVVMGLRGDRLLDRAEAAERDAARLRETNERLGTQRLSELLGINGKAGNDDEGDDPMAHEVRRTYCFKTYLNASHYVSFDGKRGEVHPHTWQFSAKVAVAGTTDPKPFAEYERAIGAVFEPYQNRVVNECEPFDAIVPTLESLTEVLGEKVRAAAAGMDARLVEFEGSETPARSYLLAYGPETDDEERA; translated from the coding sequence GTGACCAAGACTAGCATCGGCGCCGGCAGGCTCCAGAGCCTTCGCACCGGCGTCGTGACGGCCGCCGCCTGCATCGTGGCGGTGGCGCTCGCGGCCTTCTGCTACTGGCAGCTTTCCCACTACGAGGACGGCCTCATCGAGACGTTCGCCAACCAGCAGGACGACTACGTGCGCGTCGTGGCCGAGCAGGTCTCGCGCGGCAGCGACGATGACGTCGAGGCGCTTCTCGGCGCCATCGGCCCGTCGTCGTCCAAGTACTGGACGGTGGCCGAGGACGGCTCGCTCGTCTTCGTGAAGGACGTGGACGACACGAACCGCTATCGGGGCTTCTCGGACTCGACCTACTACGACGCGGACGCCGCAAGGAGCTTCGTCTCCAACCTCTCCGAGAACGGCGTCTCCCACGCGCTCATCCAGGTGGACGGACGAGACTTCATCGCTTCGGGCACGGTCGTGGAGCGGGGCGGCGCCAAGGTGTCGCTGTGCCTGCTCACGGCGCGCCACGTCATCATCGACCAGAACGCCTACCTGAGCGCCCGTGTGGGGCTGGGCGTGGCCATCGGTGCCGCGCTCGTGCTCATGGTGGGCGCGTGCGTGGTCATGGGGCTGCGCGGCGACCGCCTGCTCGACCGCGCCGAGGCAGCCGAACGTGACGCGGCACGCCTGCGCGAGACGAACGAGCGCCTGGGCACCCAGAGGCTCTCCGAGCTTCTGGGCATCAACGGCAAGGCTGGCAACGACGACGAGGGAGACGACCCCATGGCACACGAGGTGAGGCGCACCTACTGCTTCAAGACCTATCTCAACGCGAGCCACTACGTGAGCTTTGACGGCAAGCGCGGCGAGGTTCACCCCCACACCTGGCAGTTCAGCGCCAAGGTGGCCGTGGCCGGCACCACCGATCCCAAGCCGTTCGCGGAATACGAGCGCGCCATCGGGGCCGTGTTCGAGCCCTACCAGAACCGTGTGGTCAACGAGTGCGAGCCCTTCGACGCCATAGTGCCCACGCTCGAGAGCCTCACCGAGGTGCTGGGCGAGAAGGTCCGCGCCGCGGCGGCCGGGATGGACGCGCGGCTCGTGGAGTTCGAGGGCTCCGAGACCCCGGCGCGCAGCTACCTTCTGGCCTACGGTCCCGAGACGGACGACGAGGAGCGCGCGTAA
- a CDS encoding amidohydrolase, with protein sequence MAQTANTIRAAARETSDYVIDRRRWYHAHPEVAYEETATTAQICADLDALGIPYERPTATGVVATIRGRAAGAYDQDGSPRRRLMLRADIDALPVTEETGEPFCSLIEGRMHACGHDCHIAMLLGAARLLAHLTDELHGEVRLLFQPAEEGGNGSKTMIEAGVLEGVDGVYGTHIWSDVPAGKVSVEAGPRMAATDWWRIDVTGRSAHGAMPNQGADAVLAGAAIVESLQAIVSRNMSPFEPAVVTVGQFHGGTARNVMAGRAWMEGTVRTFHEEAHERIPKLMERMAGEVAAAFGCTAKLTYEVAHSTVVNTPEASERAARAAREVLGEGSIVRYQGSMPGEDFSEYLRRRPGVFVFLGSGTADPSGRVWPQHSSHYDPDESVLVRGSMLAAQYAVDFLAE encoded by the coding sequence ATGGCACAGACGGCGAACACGATTCGTGCGGCGGCACGCGAGACGAGCGACTACGTCATCGACCGGCGCCGCTGGTACCACGCCCACCCCGAGGTCGCCTACGAGGAGACGGCCACCACCGCCCAGATCTGCGCGGACCTGGACGCCCTCGGCATCCCCTACGAGCGCCCCACGGCCACCGGCGTCGTCGCCACGATTCGCGGCCGCGCGGCCGGCGCCTACGACCAGGACGGCTCCCCGCGCCGTCGCCTCATGCTGCGTGCCGACATCGACGCCCTGCCCGTGACCGAGGAGACCGGCGAGCCGTTCTGCTCGCTTATCGAGGGCCGCATGCACGCCTGCGGCCACGACTGCCACATCGCCATGCTGCTTGGCGCCGCGCGCTTGCTCGCGCACCTCACCGACGAGCTGCACGGCGAGGTGCGCCTCTTGTTCCAGCCGGCCGAGGAGGGCGGCAACGGTTCCAAGACGATGATCGAGGCGGGCGTGCTCGAGGGCGTGGACGGCGTGTACGGCACGCATATCTGGAGCGACGTGCCGGCCGGCAAGGTCTCCGTCGAAGCGGGTCCGCGCATGGCCGCCACCGACTGGTGGCGCATCGACGTCACCGGCCGCAGCGCCCACGGCGCCATGCCCAACCAGGGCGCCGACGCCGTGCTGGCGGGAGCCGCCATCGTGGAGAGCCTGCAGGCCATCGTGAGCCGCAACATGAGCCCGTTCGAGCCCGCCGTGGTGACGGTGGGCCAGTTCCACGGCGGCACCGCGAGAAACGTCATGGCCGGCCGCGCCTGGATGGAGGGCACCGTGCGCACCTTCCACGAGGAGGCCCACGAGCGCATCCCCAAGCTCATGGAGCGTATGGCCGGCGAGGTGGCCGCGGCCTTTGGCTGCACGGCCAAGCTCACCTACGAGGTGGCCCACTCCACCGTCGTCAACACGCCCGAGGCAAGCGAGCGCGCGGCACGCGCCGCCCGCGAGGTCCTGGGCGAGGGCTCCATCGTGCGCTACCAGGGCTCCATGCCCGGCGAGGACTTCTCGGAGTACCTGCGCCGCCGCCCCGGCGTGTTCGTGTTCCTCGGCAGCGGCACGGCCGACCCGAGCGGCCGCGTGTGGCCGCAGCACTCCAGCCACTACGACCCCGACGAGTCCGTTCTCGTCCGCGGCTCCATGCTCGCCGCCCAGTACGCCGTCGACTTCCTGGCCGAGTAG